Below is a genomic region from Dehalococcoidales bacterium.
GGTGACATAACAGAGTAAGGTATCGTGGTCACTGCCCAACGGACCATTCCTGTGGGGTGGGGAGGTTTTTTCTTGTGTGGGAAGCAGGCTTTGCCTGCTTCCCACACGTATAGATATAGTCTCTTTCTCCAGAGGGGAAACGCGTAAGGAGGATAAGGCTTTTCCACATGAGGAGGCGGCCAGTACCATAACTAACTGCACAGGTACTCTCCGATGGCAAGCAGCATCGGCTGTACTGGCAGGGTGCTGAAAAACCCTTTCGACTAAACCCCGTGCGGCCCATCTGGACTCCCCTTTTTCATCATCCTGCTAAGGTATCACTAATGTACTGGACACCGCACAGTTTCACATTGCCAGACACACGGAGAACCGTTAGAATAACAGCTATACCCAGGAATTCAGAAGCGGAGTAGTGAACATTGGAGAAACAACAAATAGAACAGAGTGGTCTGGATAGGTACCGGGCACTGGACCTGACGGATGAGAAGGGTTTTCTTTGTGGCAAGTTACTGGCCGACCTTGGAGCGGATGTGATTAAGGTTGAGCCACCGGGGGGTGAGCCGGGTCGGAATATCGGACCTTTCTACAAAGACGAGCAACACCCGGAGAAGAGTCTGCTGTGGTGGGCATACAACACCAGTAAGCGAGGGATAACGCTTGACCTGGCGAGTGAAGATGGTCGTGAGGCCTTTCTTCGTCTGGTGGAGGTATCTGACTTTGTGATTGAGTCCTTCAGGCCGGGGCAAATGGCTGAACTGGGCTTGAGCTATGAGGAACTCGCCAGGGTCAACCCCGGAATCATCATGGTCTCCATCAGTAGTTTCGGACAGGACGGTCCGTATGCCCGATACAAGGCGACGGACATCGTCTGCCAGGCCATGGCTGGAGTCCTTAATCTCACCGGCGACCCTGACCGCAAGCCGCTGCGGATAAGCGTTCCGCAGTCGTATTTGAATGCCGGCAACGAAGCCGCCACCGGTGCCCTTATTGCCCTGTGGCACCGGGAAAGGACGGGACTGGGCCAATGGGTGGATATTTCCGCCCAGGAGTGTGTTGCCTGGCAAGGCTTCTCAAACCAGACGTTCTGGTATATGCGACAGGAGAACCCGACACGCGAGAACCAGGCACATAACATGCTGTCTGTGGGGCGTCCGACTGTACCCGACATCTACCTCTGCCGGGACGGATTTGTCCTCTTTACCGCCGAAAGGGGCCGTAACGGCCGGCGTACCCGGACACTTGTTGAATGGATGCAGGAAGAAGACTCGTGTCCTCCTGCTGTTAGCGAGTATGATTGGGAGGAGACGATAACTCCTCCGGAGGATATGACGGAAGAGGAGCGGGAGCAGAGGATACTGGAGATGGTGCAAACCGGTTTTGAGATGCGGAAGCACTTCGAAACGTTCTTCCTGACAAAGGACAAGCAGGAGCTGTTTCAGCAGGCCGTATCGCGCGGATTTCTCCTGGCACCTCTACAGAGCATCAAAGAAGTGGCCGAGCTTGCCCAGTTCCGGGCGAGGGGCTTCTGGCAGGAAGTGACGCACCCTGAGATAGGGGAGACCCTGGCTTACCCCGGAGCGCCATTTCGCTCCACCGGTGCGCCATACCGTATCCGGAGGCGGGCACCCCTGATTGGTGAGCACAACGATGAAGTCCTGTCCGGACAATTAAGACCGGCGAGTAGCCGACCGGCTGCCCCTGAAAGCCCGGATACCGGCGAGGTGTTTCACGGGCTCAAGGTGCTGGATTTCACCTGGATTACCGTAGGACCACGGACAACCCGCTACTTTGCCGACCACGGGGC
It encodes:
- a CDS encoding CoA transferase, which produces MEKQQIEQSGLDRYRALDLTDEKGFLCGKLLADLGADVIKVEPPGGEPGRNIGPFYKDEQHPEKSLLWWAYNTSKRGITLDLASEDGREAFLRLVEVSDFVIESFRPGQMAELGLSYEELARVNPGIIMVSISSFGQDGPYARYKATDIVCQAMAGVLNLTGDPDRKPLRISVPQSYLNAGNEAATGALIALWHRERTGLGQWVDISAQECVAWQGFSNQTFWYMRQENPTRENQAHNMLSVGRPTVPDIYLCRDGFVLFTAERGRNGRRTRTLVEWMQEEDSCPPAVSEYDWEETITPPEDMTEEEREQRILEMVQTGFEMRKHFETFFLTKDKQELFQQAVSRGFLLAPLQSIKEVAELAQFRARGFWQEVTHPEIGETLAYPGAPFRSTGAPYRIRRRAPLIGEHNDEVLSGQLRPASSRPAAPESPDTGEVFHGLKVLDFTWITVGPRTTRYFADHGAIVVKVEAPERPDGGRGIPPLKDMMPHPDHSAWFCLYNANKYAMTIDLARPEGIDLAKKLAIWADVLIESFRPGVMERFGLDYESIRKLNPGLVYASTSMFGQSGPYRNYAGFGHHAAAITGFDLISGWPDRAPSGAFWAYSDHVAPQMLVSAVVTALLEKHRTGQGQYIDQSQNESALHLLGTPLLDYAANGRVAVCNGGRDPYAAPHGAFRCRGEDRWCAIAVETDEEWRSFCRVMGRSEMAMDPRFTTLEERKANEDELEALVDGWTSQFEPTVLMTRLQEAGIAAGVVETAEDMHNDPQLRYRRHFLTFEHPVMGTVFVDALPPKFSRTPARKYLPPPCLGEHNAYVCNEILGMSDEEFVHLLEEGVFGQV